The nucleotide window ATTTACGGGGCCAGCGAGAATCCCTTCCAGGTGATAGTTGCGGAGACTGAGCTCGGCAGAAGTGTTTTGGGGATCGTTGATGGCAAAGCCGCCACAAAAATCGAGACCGAGGAGCAGAAGAGAGAAAGGAGAGAGCTCGTCGAGAAGATAGGCTACAAGATAGACTGAGGGACCAGTATGCGCATCTTCTTTATTACCTCCAATCCGGGAAAGGTCAGAGAGGCCGCCACATATCTACAGCCCCTGGGAATAGAGATTGTCCAGAGAAAAGTGCCCTACCCAGAGGTTCAGGCGGAGAGCCTTGAGGAAGTAGTGAAGTTCGGCCTTGAATGGCTCTCCGAGAGAATTGAAGGGCCATTTTTCATAGAGGACTCGGGTCTCTTCATAGAGGCCCTTCGAGGCTTCCCGGGAGTTTATTCTGCCTACGTTTTCAAGACGATAGGGAACGAGGGAATACTAAAGCTCATGGAAGGCATTGAGGAAAGAGATGCCCACTTCAAGAGCGTCATAGGGTATTGGGACGGAAAAGCATACATATTTACGGGCATTGTGAAAGGAAGTATAGCAACGGAGGCTAGAGGGGGCGGAGGCTTTGGCTTTGACCCTATCTTTATCCCCAACGGCTTCTCAAAAACGTTCGCCGAAATGACGACCAAGGAAAAGAACGCCATATCGCATAGGGGTAAAGCGTTGAAGGCATTCTCAGAGTGGCTAAAAGAAAACCTTAAATAATGAATGAATGTCAATGAACCTAACCTGAGTAGAAACAAAGCGTCAAAAGGGTGGGGGCTATGTCTGAGATCCTCGACGAAATTGACAAGCGATTGCTCGAAGAGCTAAAGAGGAACGCCAGGGAGAACATAGCCTCCCTCAGCAAGAAGCTCGGAATTCCAAGGACAACAGTCCATTACCGCATCAAGAGGCTCATAGAAGAGGGCATAATAGAGAGGTTCACTATAAAGCCCAACTACAAGAAGCTCAATCTCGGCACGACTGCATTCATTCTCGTCCGCTACGATCCCGACTCCGGCCTCACCCAAAGGGAAGTAGCCGAGCAGATAGCTAAAATTCCAGGCGTTTACGAAGTTCATATAATAGCGGGTGAGTGGGACCTCCTTATCAAGGTCAGGGCGCCCAGCGCCGAGGATATAGGGAAAATAGTTATAGACAAGCTCAGAGAGATAAAGGGTGTCGGCCAAACTGTCACGATGGTGAGCTTCGTAACTGTAAAGGAGGAGCTCTAAGGGCGATGATCGGCGTTCTCCTTTCTGATTAAATGATGAAGCGAGGTTGGGTGAGCCCCATGACGAAGGTCATAGTCGATGCACAGGCCGCGAGGGCTATAGGGAAGGGTGCTATGATAGTCTTCAAGAAGGGCGTCGTGAGGGTAGAGGGAGAGATCAGGCCAGGAGACATAGTGGAGGTCTACACGAGGGGCGGGAAGTTCCTGGGAAAGGGATTCGCGAACCCCAACTCTAACATAATGGTCCGCATAGTGACGAAGGACAAGGACGTTGAGATAAACAAGGAGCTGTTCCGCGAGCGCATAAGGAAAGCCAACGAGTACAGGAAGAAGGTCCTCCGGTACGGAAACGTCTACAGGATGGTCTACGGCGAGGCTGACTACCTGCCAGGCCTGATAGTGGACAGGTTCAATGATATAGCCTCCCTCCAGATTTCCAGCGCCGGCATGGAGCGGTTCAAGATGGACGTGGCCGAGGCCATCATGGAGATCGAGCCAGGGATAGAAACCGTCTTCGAGAAGAACACGGGACGGAGCAGGAGGAGGGAAGGCCTACCGGAGATAGAGCGCGTTCTCCTCGGAAAGGAGAAGTACCGCACGGTAATCGAGGAGGGGCGGGCAAAGTTCATAGTCGACATGAGGGGGCAGAAGACGGGCTTCTTCCTCGACCAGAGGGAGAACAGGTTAGCCCTTGAAAAGTGGGTAAGACCGGGAGATAGGATCCTCGACGTCTTCACTTACACAGGTGGCTTCGCAATACACGCGGCCATAGCTGGTGCTGATGAGGTTATAGCCATAGACAAGTCCCCAAGGGCTATAGAGACTGCCAAGGAGAACGCGAAGCTGAACGGCGTCGAAGACAGGATTAAGTTCATCGTGGGGAGTGCATTTGAGGAAATGGAGAAGCTGATGAAGAGAGGGGAGAAGTTCGACATCGTGATACTCGATCCGCCAGCCTTCGTCCAGCACGAGAAGGACCTGAAGGCAGGCCTCAGGGCGTACTTCAACGTGAACTTCGCCGGCCTGAACCTCGTTAAGGATGGTGGAATACTGGTGACCTGCTCCTGCTCCCAGCACGTAGATCTCCAGGCATTCAAGGACATGATAATAGCGGCGGCCGCAAAGGCCGGCAAGTTCCTCAAAATGCTTGAACCCTATAGAACGCAGGCTCCCGATCACCCGATACTCATGGCTTCTAAGGATACCGAGTACCTCAAGTGCCTCTTTCTCTACGTAGAGGATATGCGCTAGCGGACTATCATCACCGGTGGCTCTATCAGACCGACGACCTCCTCCAGGAGAGAACCTATCCTTGTCTTTCCGCTCTTCCCATAGGCCCCCATCACCACGAGGTCATACTTACCTGAATTGACCTCCTCCAGTATCTTATCCTTCGCCGAGCCTTCCACTATCTTGAAGGAGCAGTTTATACCCTCCCTACGGCCGAGCTCAAGTAAGGTTGTGAGGACCTCCTTGACGCTCTTCTTCATGTCCTTCCAAATGGTCTCTTCGAACCGCCTTATATTCTCAAGGTTCTCGCTCCTCATGCTCAGATGAAAAGCCAAAGCCTTAGCTTCCCTCCTGTCGAGGACTGAGTAGAGCACTACCTTGGCATTCTTCCTCTTCGCGACGGAAAAGGCGTAGAGGGCAGCTTTCTGGCTCCACTTAGACCCGTCAACAAGCACGAGTATTCTCATCTTCCTCACCCGTACCTAACCAGTATCATTAGCGAGCCCAAGCCCACCGTTGCAAGCATTATGAGCATGCCAATCTTAAGGAAGTCTATGAA belongs to Pyrococcus yayanosii CH1 and includes:
- a CDS encoding XTP/dITP diphosphatase, which translates into the protein MRIFFITSNPGKVREAATYLQPLGIEIVQRKVPYPEVQAESLEEVVKFGLEWLSERIEGPFFIEDSGLFIEALRGFPGVYSAYVFKTIGNEGILKLMEGIEERDAHFKSVIGYWDGKAYIFTGIVKGSIATEARGGGGFGFDPIFIPNGFSKTFAEMTTKEKNAISHRGKALKAFSEWLKENLK
- a CDS encoding Lrp/AsnC family transcriptional regulator, yielding MSEILDEIDKRLLEELKRNARENIASLSKKLGIPRTTVHYRIKRLIEEGIIERFTIKPNYKKLNLGTTAFILVRYDPDSGLTQREVAEQIAKIPGVYEVHIIAGEWDLLIKVRAPSAEDIGKIVIDKLREIKGVGQTVTMVSFVTVKEEL
- a CDS encoding class I SAM-dependent rRNA methyltransferase, with translation MTKVIVDAQAARAIGKGAMIVFKKGVVRVEGEIRPGDIVEVYTRGGKFLGKGFANPNSNIMVRIVTKDKDVEINKELFRERIRKANEYRKKVLRYGNVYRMVYGEADYLPGLIVDRFNDIASLQISSAGMERFKMDVAEAIMEIEPGIETVFEKNTGRSRRREGLPEIERVLLGKEKYRTVIEEGRAKFIVDMRGQKTGFFLDQRENRLALEKWVRPGDRILDVFTYTGGFAIHAAIAGADEVIAIDKSPRAIETAKENAKLNGVEDRIKFIVGSAFEEMEKLMKRGEKFDIVILDPPAFVQHEKDLKAGLRAYFNVNFAGLNLVKDGGILVTCSCSQHVDLQAFKDMIIAAAAKAGKFLKMLEPYRTQAPDHPILMASKDTEYLKCLFLYVEDMR
- a CDS encoding universal stress protein yields the protein MRILVLVDGSKWSQKAALYAFSVAKRKNAKVVLYSVLDRREAKALAFHLSMRSENLENIRRFEETIWKDMKKSVKEVLTTLLELGRREGINCSFKIVEGSAKDKILEEVNSGKYDLVVMGAYGKSGKTRIGSLLEEVVGLIEPPVMIVR